Proteins encoded by one window of Fischerella sp. PCC 9605:
- the moaC gene encoding cyclic pyranopterin monophosphate synthase MoaC — translation MTQENFPFHSADLTHLDHQGQAQMVDVSGKAPTVRQATAAARVRMLPETFAAIQAGNAPKGDVLATARLAGIMAAKQTANLIPLCHPLPLQKVEVTVTPDSQLPGYQIQATVKTKAETGVEMEALTAVSVAALTLYDMAKALEKSIQIESIRLVSKTGGKSGDYFQ, via the coding sequence ATGACGCAAGAAAATTTTCCATTTCATTCTGCTGACCTTACGCATCTAGATCATCAGGGTCAAGCCCAGATGGTAGATGTGTCTGGAAAAGCACCTACAGTCCGCCAAGCAACCGCTGCTGCTAGAGTGCGGATGTTACCAGAGACCTTTGCTGCCATCCAAGCAGGGAATGCTCCCAAAGGAGATGTATTGGCAACGGCAAGACTAGCGGGAATTATGGCAGCTAAACAGACGGCTAACTTGATACCCTTGTGTCATCCCTTACCCTTGCAAAAAGTAGAAGTAACCGTCACACCCGATTCCCAATTACCTGGTTATCAAATTCAGGCTACAGTCAAAACCAAAGCTGAAACTGGTGTAGAGATGGAAGCATTAACAGCCGTTTCTGTCGCTGCTCTCACTCTGTATGATATGGCGAAAGCTTTAGAAAAGTCGATTCAAATTGAATCAATTCGATTAGTGAGTAAAACTGGCGGTAAATCAGGAGATTATTTTCAATAA